The Malus domestica chromosome 08, GDT2T_hap1 genomic interval ATATATAATGCAAATTAGATTCTAAACAGAGTTTGGAATAACGGAAATAGATTAATCAGTGTGCATGTGACTGTGCGGTGTTATATGTAACAAATGGAAATGCCAAGAATGCATCGATGAACATGTACTGTCTTGTTTCAAGAATTTCGAGGGTGAAGCATTACATGTACGGTCGTGTCATTGATAACCAAACCCCCGGCAGATACAGTATTTACAAAGTGCTCCTTCAGCTTCTTCTTGTTGGTAAACAAATACGCAGCAAGGGGCTTTGCTCCTGAGTTTATCAAATCAAAACTGTCTTCCAATTTGTCGACCTGTTGCAAACAGAAGGGAAGATATTGCATTGGATCTCCAGCGTCACGTGCATATAAAAACAGAACAATTCAATCATACAAATGCTACTCTTTCAAAAATGTTTCCACTATTAAAATATGGCAACAATCAGCCTACTTTTTTGCGCATGATGAAGGTAGCTAGACTACTTTCCTTTCAAATCATCCCAAATGAGAACCATGTTAGATATTCtgttactagttcacaattcgAAAAATctgattctatagcttttgATCAATGTGCTGAGACTGCCAGATCTATTTAAATATTTTGCTGCAAAAATATTTCGTTGAAGGCACAAACTCACAACAACAAAATCTGTGATTCTTACCGTGAGAATGGGAAGCAAAGGGCCAAATATTTCCTCAGTCATGATCAAAGAGTCTTGTGGGACATTGAGCAAGATGGTGGGAGCTATCCTCCTGTGATCAAATGGAAGAAGCATTAATCGCATTTACGATACAATGCAATACCCTATtaattcagagagagagagagagagagagagagagagagagagcgctaAGAAGAGAACAATCAGATAAAGTATAACATACAAGTTAGTTTTGTCCATTTCACCTCCATGGACGATCTTTCCAGAAACCTTATCCTCATCCAAGAGCTTTGTCAAGCGAGCAAAGTGATTAGGATTCACAATACGAGACAAATCTTTTGATTCTAGTTGATTCTTTCCATAGAAGTTCTCCAATTCTTGTTTCAGAGATTCCACCTGTGAATAAAGACAATGAAACAGATGGCACAAACAGAAAAACAAATTCAGATCTCCAATGGGATATGAGGGTAACCTTACCAGCTTAGGAGCAAAATCTTTTGTTGTTACGATATAATCAGGGGAGACACAAGCCTGTCCATTATTACACCCCCACTTACCAACGATTATGCGCCTACATGCAACCTTGGAGAAACAAAACGACAAGTTTGTACATGAGACGAGATGAAAATCGCAGCACCGTAGTAGCAGAAAGTAAAATACATCAAATATTATTGAGGCTATGCAAGAAGGAAGATCTCTATACTTGTAAGTTGATGCCAGAATCAACGATAACAGGGGATTTTCCTCCAAGCTCCAAAAGAACTGGTGTAAGGTGCTTTGCAGCACTAGCCATCACTATACATCCAACCCTACCATTTCCtacaaatttaaatataatattttcaaCCCATTATATAGAAAAATCAGCTGTAATCTAAGGAAGATGAAAAATCAGAACAAATGAGAGGAAAATGACTAAGAACCTGTGTAACATATCTTATCCCACTTTTGCTCTAATAGTGCAGATGTTTCAGCAATGGCCCCCTCAACGACTCTTATACAAGAGCTATCCATATATTCACCTACAAGTTTTGCAAGCAATGACGATGTGGCTGGAGCAAGTTCTGATGGTTTAAGAACCACAACATTACCAGCCGCAATGGCTCCAACAACTGGATCAAGTGAGAGTACTGGAAAAAAGATACtacaaaattatttttgtttgaggACAGGATTAATTAGGACTATAGAGCTCAAtgctaaacttaaaaaaaaaatgtccagTATGAACGTACAGAAAGGATAGTTCCATGCTGAAATTACTAGTATAGCACCAAGAGGTTCAGACACTATTTCAGCTGATGCAGGAAAAACTGCTATTGAAGTTTTAACCTGTAATGAAAGGGAAATATTAGCATGTTACTCATGGGGAAAATAGATAGAATACAAATGTCAAATCAACTCAAGAAATGTCTGTCTTGACAAACAAAATGACAACCATTGGTTGCCAATCAATGGAGTTGCTGACAAAGACAAACCTTTTCTGGCTTCATCCATTTCCTCAGCTCCTTAATAGCCAAATTACATGAGTTTTTTAACATAGCTATCTACACGAAAACCATATAAACCAAATATGAAGTCAATAACAAACAAGACATTCATGTGAAGTTTTCACAGAGAAGAAATTAATTGGACAAGGGCCTAAATAATTGGATGACTTTATTGATTAGGTAAGCATTTGATTCAATAATTGTCTATTTCGCAAGCAGGAGAGCCAAAAGATTGTGTCCACAACCACCAAAACCAATGGCTGACAAAAAATGCTCTCCATTTGTTTACCAAATTGGGAGAGAGCCAATTTTTCAATCCAAACTGTTCCGGTGCAGAAACATCCAATTCAGGGTGAACCACGAAATCCACAGTTCAGATTCTGACCCGCCATCTCCATTTTTGTATGGAGTTAAAGCAGAGCCATATCCACAGTAGCACATATGTAAGATATCTATAATTCAATACAGAAGTGTacctatatacatatatatgtgtaagcgtatatatatattgctaGATATCCAACATGTTATGTTGCTAGACTATGAATCAGCACCGCATATTCAAACACGGGTTTACCCTAATCAATGGTTCTGATAGTCTGGAAACATAAGATACTGGACCTTTCTAACAAATCAGGCATTTGCAAATTTAAACATCTATCTCtactacaaattaaaaacaCGCAACAATCTTTATTGTTGTCAAATTTATTCCTGTAAGTCTCTACATAGTTTTAAGCGTTTTTGTCCTGCAGACACCCCATGCGGTTAATGGAAAGTTGATTCTTTACCTTTTCTCCGCATCACACCTAGCTATATTTAGAAAAGACAAGGCTTGACTTATCTCaaagaataaaaattttaaGATATATGAATACTTATGACACCAAACAGACATGAAAAGTACTCCTCAACTTACAAGAGTTATTACAAACCCCATAATAAAGCCCTACCCGGCTAGCCCCtccccaccaaaaaaaaaaaattggaagaaaaaaaaaatgcgagCAACCTTCTTAGTTCTTATTCTACCTTCTCGGCTCTCCTCATCCTACAATGTTGAATGATTATTTGAACCGCCTATTTTCTTGGTTACTATTCAAAGATCTTTTTgcaaaaaattaactaaatccGAAATCGTTTAGACATCTAATGGTTATTCAAGAAATTAGACAAACTATGATTCtcaattaaacattgaaattttgacaCTGTTAGTCAACCGGTTATGCAGACTTGATCCCCAAAGGTGATATAGAAAGTAGACAGTTCAGATCATCAAACAATATTACATGATGAACAAGAAAGCCAAGAAGATTCAAGTGAGAAGGTTGCTAGCATCCAAAAGAAAAGGGCTGACTTTCAAATGGAGGGAATGCATCCTCACAAATAGTATGCGAGACAAATTTATCTGTGCAATAAATCTAGTGGGGTGTCATTGATTACCCCTGTGATCCACTCCACCCACTTCTTACATTCTTCCTGCATAGCTTATTAAATATACCCCACATAATGTATGCATCAGAACTACTAAGTGACAGAAGCACGATTTTCCTACCCCAAGTGACAAGGCCTCCCCACCTAGTTTGAGAAGAATTTGGAAATTATGATCCGGATTTAGAGTCCAATGGAAAGCACAAAACCAAAGAGACACCATTATGTAATCGAAAAATATGCACAAATAAAATCGGTTACAAATTTTTAATCGAACATAAAAGTGGATGAACACTAATTAAACAATGAAAGGGGCACTAAAACCGTACACGGCTTATTTTGTGGGATCCATTTGTGCATATTTTTCTAGGCAATTACATAACAGAACATTTGAGTGAGCAATCAGCATTTAATAGTGTCGTACTGAACTAAAGCAATCAGCAAATTCTAGTCACAACCCAATTCATGATTTAGCATATAGATATGAATTATtgacatgaga includes:
- the LOC103428851 gene encoding aldehyde dehydrogenase family 3 member H1-like isoform X2, which gives rise to MGSEKPFDEEAASAVVKELRVTFASGKTRSYQWRVSQLECILKLLTENELEIVNALRSDLSKPELESKVYEIAMLKNSCNLAIKELRKWMKPEKVKTSIAVFPASAEIVSEPLGAILVISAWNYPFLLSLDPVVGAIAAGNVVVLKPSELAPATSSLLAKLVGEYMDSSCIRVVEGAIAETSALLEQKWDKICYTGNGRVGCIVMASAAKHLTPVLLELGGKSPVIVDSGINLQVACRRIIVGKWGCNNGQACVSPDYIVTTKDFAPKLVESLKQELENFYGKNQLESKDLSRIVNPNHFARLTKLLDEDKVSGKIVHGGEMDKTNLRIAPTILLNVPQDSLIMTEEIFGPLLPILTVDKLEDSFDLINSGAKPLAAYLFTNKKKLKEHFVNTVSAGGLVINDTTVHLAVPSVPFGGVGESGMGAYHGKFSFDAFSHKKAVVYRGFVGDASIRYPPYTKGKLRILKALMGGGILSIIRALFGWPEA
- the LOC103428851 gene encoding aldehyde dehydrogenase family 3 member H1-like isoform X1; translation: MATVEEQKRMYFDSKDALTMVEELRASYNSGKTRSYEWRESQLNNLLKVAELHEQEIVDALRSDLSKPEFEAYVQEIAMLKNSCNLAIKELRKWMKPEKVKTSIAVFPASAEIVSEPLGAILVISAWNYPFLLSLDPVVGAIAAGNVVVLKPSELAPATSSLLAKLVGEYMDSSCIRVVEGAIAETSALLEQKWDKICYTGNGRVGCIVMASAAKHLTPVLLELGGKSPVIVDSGINLQVACRRIIVGKWGCNNGQACVSPDYIVTTKDFAPKLVESLKQELENFYGKNQLESKDLSRIVNPNHFARLTKLLDEDKVSGKIVHGGEMDKTNLRIAPTILLNVPQDSLIMTEEIFGPLLPILTVDKLEDSFDLINSGAKPLAAYLFTNKKKLKEHFVNTVSAGGLVINDTTVHLAVPSVPFGGVGESGMGAYHGKFSFDAFSHKKAVVYRGFVGDASIRYPPYTKGKLRILKALMGGGILSIIRALFGWPEA